From Streptomyces griseorubiginosus, one genomic window encodes:
- a CDS encoding ABC transporter permease, producing the protein MRLQNAALGAAGLAVFLALGEAVPRLGLVKEEYFPPTSRIVRALADELSDGAFWTALGDTLTGWALGLAIAASAGIVVGVLVAVVPYLREATASTIEFLRPIPSVALIPLAVLLYGSELRSVLLLVVYASFWQVLIQTLYGVQDVDPVADETARSYGLGTWARIRHVLWPTALPYVFTGVRLAAAVALILAITGELVIGAPGLGARIAVAQNSQAVPEMYALIVVTGLLGLLINVGARTVERRALAWHQSVRGEVAV; encoded by the coding sequence GTGAGACTCCAGAACGCGGCGCTGGGCGCCGCCGGGCTCGCGGTCTTCCTCGCCCTGGGCGAGGCGGTGCCCCGGCTCGGTCTGGTCAAGGAGGAGTACTTCCCGCCGACCAGCCGGATCGTCCGGGCCCTCGCCGACGAACTCTCCGACGGCGCCTTCTGGACGGCCCTCGGCGACACCCTCACCGGCTGGGCGCTCGGCCTGGCCATCGCCGCGTCGGCGGGCATCGTCGTCGGTGTGCTCGTCGCGGTCGTGCCGTACCTGCGCGAGGCGACCGCCTCGACGATCGAGTTCCTGCGCCCGATCCCCTCGGTCGCCCTCATCCCGCTGGCCGTGCTGTTGTACGGCAGCGAACTGCGCTCGGTGCTGCTGCTCGTCGTGTACGCGAGCTTCTGGCAGGTCCTCATCCAGACGCTCTACGGCGTCCAGGACGTCGACCCCGTCGCCGACGAGACCGCGCGGTCGTACGGTCTAGGCACCTGGGCGCGGATCCGGCACGTGCTGTGGCCGACCGCGCTGCCGTACGTCTTCACCGGCGTCCGGCTGGCCGCGGCCGTCGCGCTGATCCTCGCCATCACCGGTGAACTCGTCATCGGGGCACCGGGGTTGGGCGCGCGGATCGCGGTCGCGCAGAACTCGCAGGCGGTGCCGGAGATGTACGCGCTGATCGTGGTGACCGGTCTGCTGGGGCTGCTCATCAACGTCGGCGCGCGTACCGTGGAGCGACGGGCGCTGGCCTGGCACCAGTCGGTGCGCGGGGAGGTGGCGGTGTGA
- a CDS encoding ABC transporter substrate-binding protein, producing the protein MRRLLVTLAAGALLVTASACGSSGDSGASGSGPSSGGTTTVKLGLIPIVDVAPIYLGQKKGFYDKHGLKLEISTASGGAAIVPGVASGQFQFGFSNVTSLLLAQTNGVPIKAVSNGIASTGVAGKDFAGIAVKKDSAITSAKDLEGKKVAINTLKNINESAVRESVRKDGGDPDKVKFVELAFDQMPAALDGGQVDAACAVEPALATIKGQGGRVIASPMVDVAANTTVAMYFTSTRYQQQNADVVKRFQEATAESLAYADAHPDEARRIITTYTKIPASVLAQVTLPKWPAEPNKESIEALAKLGEEDGFFKKTPDVDALLP; encoded by the coding sequence ATGCGTCGTCTGCTCGTCACCCTCGCGGCCGGAGCGTTACTGGTCACCGCGTCGGCCTGTGGTTCGTCCGGTGACTCGGGGGCCTCGGGCTCGGGACCGTCGTCCGGGGGCACCACCACTGTCAAGCTCGGGCTCATTCCGATCGTCGATGTCGCACCGATCTATCTCGGCCAGAAGAAGGGCTTCTACGACAAACACGGGCTGAAGCTCGAGATCTCCACGGCGTCCGGCGGCGCGGCCATCGTGCCCGGAGTCGCCAGCGGGCAGTTCCAGTTCGGCTTCTCCAACGTCACCTCCCTGCTCCTCGCCCAGACCAACGGCGTGCCGATCAAGGCGGTTTCGAACGGCATCGCATCGACAGGCGTGGCCGGCAAGGACTTCGCGGGCATCGCGGTGAAGAAGGACAGCGCGATCACGTCCGCGAAGGACCTGGAGGGCAAGAAGGTCGCCATCAACACCCTCAAGAACATCAACGAGTCGGCGGTGCGCGAGTCGGTCCGCAAGGACGGCGGCGACCCGGACAAGGTGAAGTTCGTGGAGCTGGCCTTCGACCAGATGCCGGCCGCGCTCGACGGCGGCCAGGTCGACGCGGCCTGCGCGGTCGAGCCCGCACTCGCCACCATCAAGGGCCAGGGCGGCCGGGTGATCGCCTCCCCGATGGTGGACGTGGCCGCGAACACCACGGTGGCCATGTACTTCACCTCGACGCGGTACCAGCAGCAGAACGCCGACGTGGTGAAGAGGTTCCAGGAGGCCACCGCCGAGTCCCTCGCCTACGCCGACGCCCACCCGGACGAGGCCCGCCGGATCATCACGACGTACACCAAGATCCCGGCGTCCGTCCTGGCGCAGGTCACCCTGCCGAAGTGGCCGGCGGAGCCGAACAAGGAGTCCATCGAGGCACTCGCCAAGCTGGGCGAGGAGGACGGGTTCTTCAAGAAGACCCCCGACGTCGACGCGCTGCTTCCGTGA
- a CDS encoding PDR/VanB family oxidoreductase: protein MSDAYEAELVVARRESAADGVLALTLRHPLGEQLPAWEPGAHIDVVLGPGLERQYSLCGDPADRTGWRIAVLREPAGRGGSAHVHEQLGQGDKVRVRGPRNHFALRPAPRYRFIAGGIGITPILPMLAAAEAEGAEWTLLYGGRTRESMAFTEELSRYGDRVTIAPQDETGLLDLPSVLDGVPGGTLVYCCGPGALLDAVEARCPAGLLHVERFAPKEQPEGENTQFEVELAQTGTTVTVAPDVSVLDAVRASGVEVLFSCTEGTCGTCETDVLEGTPDHRDSVLTDEEREAGETMMICVSRCRGKRLVLDL from the coding sequence ATGAGTGACGCGTACGAAGCCGAACTCGTCGTCGCCCGCCGCGAGTCGGCCGCCGACGGCGTGCTGGCCCTCACCCTGCGCCACCCGCTGGGCGAGCAGCTCCCGGCCTGGGAGCCCGGTGCCCACATCGACGTGGTGCTCGGGCCGGGCCTGGAGCGCCAGTACTCCCTGTGCGGCGACCCCGCCGACCGCACCGGCTGGCGGATCGCCGTGCTGCGCGAGCCCGCGGGGCGCGGCGGATCGGCCCATGTGCACGAGCAGTTGGGGCAGGGCGACAAGGTCAGGGTGCGCGGTCCGCGCAACCACTTCGCCCTGCGGCCCGCACCGCGCTACCGGTTCATCGCGGGCGGCATCGGCATCACCCCGATCCTCCCCATGCTCGCCGCGGCGGAGGCCGAGGGCGCCGAGTGGACGCTGCTCTACGGCGGGCGGACGCGTGAATCCATGGCGTTCACCGAGGAGTTGAGCCGCTACGGCGACCGCGTGACCATCGCCCCCCAGGACGAGACCGGCCTGTTGGACCTGCCGTCGGTGCTCGACGGCGTCCCCGGGGGCACGCTGGTCTACTGCTGCGGCCCCGGCGCGCTCCTCGACGCGGTGGAGGCGCGCTGCCCGGCCGGACTGCTGCACGTGGAGCGGTTCGCGCCGAAGGAGCAACCGGAGGGCGAGAACACGCAGTTCGAGGTCGAGCTGGCGCAGACCGGCACGACGGTCACCGTCGCCCCGGACGTCTCCGTGCTGGACGCGGTGCGCGCCTCCGGTGTGGAGGTGCTGTTCTCCTGCACCGAGGGGACCTGCGGCACCTGCGAGACCGACGTCCTCGAAGGCACCCCGGACCACCGGGACTCGGTGCTCACGGACGAGGAGCGGGAGGCCGGGGAGACCATGATGATCTGTGTGTCCCGGTGCCGGGGGAAGAGGCTCGTGCTGGACCTGTAG